Sequence from the Mesorhizobium sp. PAMC28654 genome:
CGCGACCAGGGCGATGACGGTGATATTGCGCAAACTCGCCGGTTTTTCCGGCCTGCTGCACGAGAATATGTACCGCTTCGCGGGCTGGCGCTTCCTCGAGATCGGCCGACGCCTGGAGCGCGGCATCCAGATCGCCCGCACACTGGCCCGGCTGACCAGCGCCAAGGCGCCGGACGGCGCCCTCGACATGATGCTGGAGATCGGCGACAGCGTCATGACCCATCGGCGGCAATATCCCGTGCAGGCCGGTCGGCGCACGGTGATCGATCTCCTGGCGCTCGATCCGCTCAACCCGCGCTCCATCCTGTTCCAGCTGGAAAGGCTGAAGGCCGAAATCGCGCTGTTGCCGGCGGTTGGCGGAGAAGGGCACATGTCGACGGCGGCAAAGGAAATCCTGCAGCTCAACACGCAGATCGCCATCAAGGAGCCGGCGGACATGACGACAAAGGCGCTGGATGATCTCGCCTATGAGATTGGCGGCCTCTACAACAGCCTCGCCAAAGCCTATTTCGGGTAAGCAGGTTCCGAAAAAGTGTCGCACGGTTTTGCGACAAGAACCTGCGCCAAGACAAGAAAAGTAGCGCATGCTTTACGACATCAGGCTTCATCTTCATTACGACTACGCTGCGGCGGCTGGCGGTGGCCGCCACCAGGTGCGCGTGCTGCCGTCGACGATTGCTGGCATTCAGCGCGTCATCGCCGCGTCGCTGTCTTTCGCGCCGGCGCCCAACGAACGTTCGGATTTTTCCGACTTCTTCGGCAACAATGTCACCTCGATCGCCTTTCGCGATGCGCATGATGAACTCGACATCAGGATGAGCGCGCGCGTGTCCGTGTCGCGGCCGGAACCGGGGCTCGACGTGTCGCCCGACATTCGCCGGCTCCGGCAGGAACTCGGCGCGGTGCGGTCGCTGTCACCTGCTTCGCCGCATCACTTTCTGGCCGCGAGCGCGCATTCGAGCATCGACGCCGCGATCACCGCCTATGCGCAGGACAGCGCCAAGGGCTCCACCGTGGGCACGGCGATCGATCTGTGCAACCGCATCCACCACGATTTCACCTATGACGGCGACGCAACCACGGTTCGAACCAAAGCCAGCGATGCCTTCAGGCTGAAACGCGGCGTATGCCAGGATTTCTCGCACATCATGATCGCCGGCTTGCGCGGGCTCGGCATTCCAGCCGGCTATGTCAGCGGCTTCCTGCGCACCATCCCGCCGAAGGGCAAGCCCCGGCTCGAAGGCGCCGACGCCATGCATGCCTGGGTGAAGGTCTGGTGCGGCCGTGATGCGGGCTGGCAGGAGTTCGATCCGACCAACGGCATGCGGGCCAGCAACGACCATATCACCGTCGGCTTCGGTCGCGACTATTCGGACGTGGCGCCCATCGTTGGCGTTCTCAAGACCACGGGCGGGCAGGTGGGCGAGCAAGCGGTCGACGTGATCCCCGTCGTGCTTGAAAAGGCGTGACGTGCTGAAACCCGAGACCGCACAGAGATTGCTTCTCAAAATGGAGTGCGGCGGTTATCTTGTATTCGTACGGGGGACAAACTGCCAACGCATGTATATGACGCGGACACGCGGAGTTCGTCGTATTGAAATCAGTCAGCATCATCATCCCTGCCCATGATGCAGCGGCAACCATAGCGGGAACGCTGGCGTCGCTTCGTGCAGAGATCGAAATTATCGGCGAGATTTTGCTGGTCGACGATGCCTCGTCGGACGGGACGGCGGCGGTTGCGCAGAATGCAGCCGCGCAGTTGGGACTTCCGCTGCGCGTGCTGCCGGCCAGTTGCCGTGACGCGGGCGCTGCCCGCAACCTTGGCTTGGCGGAAGCGCGGTGTCCATGGATATACATGATCGACGCCGACGACCTGCATATCGAGGGCGGCCTTCGATCCCTGCTGCTTCGGTCGGAAGCCCAGCCAAAGGCGCAGATGATCGTCGGCGGCTTCCGGCGACGGGTCAATGGCAAGGATCGGCAGATCAAGGTGCCCGGCGGCTACACGACCGCCTGTCTCGCAAACGCTTTGGCCTATGTGAGAGGCGATATCCGATCGGTCGCCGTGGGCAGCGTACTGGCGTCCCGAATCGCCATAGGCGACACGAGGTTCCCGGTCGGACTGGCCTATGATGAAGACACGCTTTTCTGGGCGCGGTTGATGAGCAAGGCGTCACTCGCCATGATCTCGCAACCCGTGATGATCTATGAGGTTTCGCCGGAGCGATCCGACAATCGGTTCACGATCAAATCGGTACGACGCTTCCTGGACTGGCGCCGGGAACTGCGCACGCTTACCGATTGCGGTATTCCGAAATCGGCGCTCAAGACAAGGGAAGGGCTCGTTGCCCTGAAGATTGCCCGGGTCCACTACGCGCGCGGCGATCTGGAGACCGCGGCACGATTCCTGACTGTTGCGGCGGCGGCGCCGAAAGCGAGATCGGAAGCCTGGCGCTGCCTGCGTTATCAGTTCAAGCTCGCGGCACGCCGGCGGTTCTCCATCCCGAAAGTCCACCTGCGAAGCGCTCTATAGCTTCGGTCCACGAGGTTCACATCCCGGCCCGGTTTCGCGAGGCGAGGGAACCAGCGGGCGGCAAGCAGCTTATCCATGGGAAAATTCTCATGGAGGAAGCATGCTTGACAGGGCAGGGTCGCCGTTCGCTGGGGAGGCCGCGCCGAAGAACGGGGCGCAGGCTTGCGCCGGTCGAGCCTCGTTGGCCTATGTCAGTGATGCCGAGCCTGGTATTCGCCGCCTGCGTGCCGGAAAAGGGTTCACGTACAAGGCTCCCGACGGTCGGACCGTGGGCAAAAGCACTGTTGATCGTATCAGGGCGATCGTCATTCCACCGGCCTGGACGGATGTATGGATTTCGCCCGATGCCGACGGTCATATTCAGGCCACCGGCAGGGATCAGCGCGGGCGCAAGCAATATCGCTATCATCCGCAATGGGCTGATGTGCGCGATGGCGCCAAATAT
This genomic interval carries:
- a CDS encoding transglutaminase family protein; translated protein: MLYDIRLHLHYDYAAAAGGGRHQVRVLPSTIAGIQRVIAASLSFAPAPNERSDFSDFFGNNVTSIAFRDAHDELDIRMSARVSVSRPEPGLDVSPDIRRLRQELGAVRSLSPASPHHFLAASAHSSIDAAITAYAQDSAKGSTVGTAIDLCNRIHHDFTYDGDATTVRTKASDAFRLKRGVCQDFSHIMIAGLRGLGIPAGYVSGFLRTIPPKGKPRLEGADAMHAWVKVWCGRDAGWQEFDPTNGMRASNDHITVGFGRDYSDVAPIVGVLKTTGGQVGEQAVDVIPVVLEKA
- a CDS encoding glycosyltransferase family 2 protein, with the protein product MKSVSIIIPAHDAAATIAGTLASLRAEIEIIGEILLVDDASSDGTAAVAQNAAAQLGLPLRVLPASCRDAGAARNLGLAEARCPWIYMIDADDLHIEGGLRSLLLRSEAQPKAQMIVGGFRRRVNGKDRQIKVPGGYTTACLANALAYVRGDIRSVAVGSVLASRIAIGDTRFPVGLAYDEDTLFWARLMSKASLAMISQPVMIYEVSPERSDNRFTIKSVRRFLDWRRELRTLTDCGIPKSALKTREGLVALKIARVHYARGDLETAARFLTVAAAAPKARSEAWRCLRYQFKLAARRRFSIPKVHLRSAL